DNA sequence from the Rubrobacter radiotolerans DSM 5868 genome:
TTTCGCTGATCCTGGTCGGGCTCGCCCTGTTTGCGCGGGCGCCGGTGGACGGCGACTACGCGGTCCACGTCCTGCCGGTGATGGTGCTGTTCGGGACCGGCGCCGGCCTATGCTTTCCGGCGCTCAGACGCTGGCGATGTCCGGCGCCACCTCAGAGGACGCAGGGCTCGCCTCCGGCCTGATCAATACCACAGCCCAGGTAGGCGGCGCCCTCGGCCTGGCGGTGCTCGCGACCCTCTCGGCGTCCCGCAGCAACGAACTCATCGGGAACGGTGAGCCTGCCGCGGTAGCGCTTACGAGCGGATACCACCTCGCGTTCGGTGTCGGGGCAGCCCTCGTCGCCGGGGCCATCGCGATAGCCGTAACGGTGCTGGAGCCGGAGCACCGTGCAGACGAAGAACTCTACACCCTGGAGGACGAAGATGCTGCTTGAACGCAAGAACGCCGTAATCTACGGAGGCGGCGGTTCCATCGGCGGAGCGGTCGCCCGGGCCTTTGCCCGCGAGGGAGCGAGGGTCTTCCTCGCAGGACGTCACCGCGAGACTCTCGAAGCGGTGGCGGAGGAGATTCGGGCCGCAGGAGGCGCCGCGGAGGTCGCCGTGGTCGATGCGCTAGATGAGAAGGCGGTAGACGAGCACGCCGATTCCGTAGCCGAGAGTGCGGGGAGCGTCGACATCTCCTTCAACCTCATCACGCATCCCTGGGCTCACGGGACCCCGATGGCTGAGATGGCGGTCAATGACTACACTGCGTCCGTAGCAACGGCTGTAAGGACGACTTTTCTGACCGCGAGGGCGGCGGCGCGGCACATGATCGGACAGGGCTCTGGAACGATCCTCTTCTTTGGTGGCACGGGTGAGCCCATGCGCGACTACTACATCGGAGGTACCCAGGTCGCCTTCGACGCGATCGAGTCCATGCGGCGGCAACTGGCGGTCGAGCTCGGCCCGCACGGCATCCGCACCGTGACCCTGAAGACCGGCGGCATACCGGAGTCGTTCCCCGAGGACTTCGATGGGCGTGACGCCATCACCGAAGACACCGTCCGGCGGACCGTGCTCGGACGAGCGGCGACCCTGGAAGACGTGGGCAACGTGGCCGCCTCCGCCGCCTCGGATCACGCCCGCACGATTACGGCGGCGACGGTCAACATCAGTTGCGGCGCGCTGATCGACTGATCAGGTAGCAAGGCGACACAGGGCAATCCTCGGATCGTATCGGACACGGAGACCAGAGAGGAGAGGATCATGAGCAATACCGGTAGCGCGAGGGAGCCGCGGGCCGTACCTGGAGGCGGAGCACGCGCGGTGAGAGTAGTGCTGTGGATTCTACAGATACTGCTTGCGATCACGTTCGTGATGGCCGGGCTTGCGAAGGTATTCAGCGATCAGGCGATGGTCGAGATGTTCGCCACCATCGGTATCGGCCAATGGTTCCGCTACCTGGTCGGGGTGCTTGAGCTAGCAGGAGCCGTCGGTGTCCTGATCCCACGCCTTTCAGGGCTTGCGGCGATAGGGCTTCTCTGCCTGATGGTAGGAGCGATACTCACCAACCTCTTCGTCCTCGGCGCGAGCCCGCTGCTACCGCTGGGTCTGCTGGTGGTGAGCGGTCTGATCATCTGGGGTCGCCGGGAGCGGACCAAGACGCATCTCGGCAGCTTCAGGCGCTGATAACACCCGGCACCGCGGAAGATGAGCGAAAGCCACCTTTCAGAAAGAACTTTTCATGACCAATGACCTTCAACAACAGG
Encoded proteins:
- a CDS encoding DoxX family protein, whose translation is MRVVLWILQILLAITFVMAGLAKVFSDQAMVEMFATIGIGQWFRYLVGVLELAGAVGVLIPRLSGLAAIGLLCLMVGAILTNLFVLGASPLLPLGLLVVSGLIIWGRRERTKTHLGSFRR
- a CDS encoding SDR family NAD(P)-dependent oxidoreductase, with the translated sequence MLLERKNAVIYGGGGSIGGAVARAFAREGARVFLAGRHRETLEAVAEEIRAAGGAAEVAVVDALDEKAVDEHADSVAESAGSVDISFNLITHPWAHGTPMAEMAVNDYTASVATAVRTTFLTARAAARHMIGQGSGTILFFGGTGEPMRDYYIGGTQVAFDAIESMRRQLAVELGPHGIRTVTLKTGGIPESFPEDFDGRDAITEDTVRRTVLGRAATLEDVGNVAASAASDHARTITAATVNISCGALID